A region of bacterium DNA encodes the following proteins:
- the trpS gene encoding tryptophan--tRNA ligase has product MAAKKRILSGNRPTGRLHWGNYFGALKNWVGLQDEYDCYYFVADWHALTTGYEHTEGICESVKEVLKDWLAAGLDPKKSTIFIQSWVPEHAELHLLLSMLTPLGWLERVPSFKDMQAQLADRDLNMYGFLGYPLLQAADILIYKADFVPVGEDQLAHLEFARELVRRFAFITKHDVFSEPKPMLTEAPRIPGIDGRKMSKSFGNAIYMADSDEEIRKKMMAAITDPARKRRQDPGDPDVCNIFAYHKLYTDRAKVAEIASQCRSAGIGCVDCKKLCIQNAIEFWTPIRARRERWEGKDDELLAMARAGSERAREVARLVMEKVRKVMGVVYG; this is encoded by the coding sequence ATGGCGGCAAAGAAACGGATACTCAGCGGCAATCGCCCGACCGGAAGGCTCCACTGGGGCAACTACTTCGGCGCGCTCAAAAACTGGGTCGGTCTGCAGGACGAGTACGACTGCTACTACTTCGTGGCGGACTGGCACGCCCTGACCACAGGCTACGAGCACACCGAGGGGATCTGCGAGTCGGTCAAAGAGGTTCTCAAGGACTGGCTCGCGGCAGGCCTCGATCCGAAAAAATCCACCATCTTCATCCAGTCGTGGGTCCCTGAGCACGCGGAGCTGCACCTGCTCCTCTCGATGTTGACCCCGCTGGGCTGGCTCGAACGCGTGCCATCGTTCAAGGACATGCAGGCCCAGCTCGCCGACCGCGACCTCAACATGTACGGGTTCCTCGGCTACCCGCTCCTGCAGGCCGCCGACATCCTCATCTACAAGGCGGACTTTGTGCCCGTGGGCGAGGACCAGCTCGCGCATCTGGAGTTCGCGCGGGAGCTCGTGCGCCGCTTCGCGTTCATCACAAAACACGACGTCTTCTCCGAACCCAAGCCCATGCTGACCGAGGCCCCGCGCATCCCCGGCATCGACGGCCGCAAGATGAGCAAGAGCTTCGGCAACGCCATATACATGGCCGACAGCGATGAGGAGATCCGCAAGAAGATGATGGCCGCGATCACGGATCCGGCCAGAAAGCGCAGGCAGGACCCCGGCGACCCGGATGTCTGCAACATCTTCGCGTATCACAAGCTCTACACCGACCGCGCGAAGGTCGCGGAGATCGCTTCGCAATGCCGCTCCGCCGGCATCGGTTGTGTGGACTGCAAGAAGCTCTGCATCCAGAATGCGATCGAGTTCTGGACGCCCATAAGGGCCAGACGCGAGCGCTGGGAAGGCAAGGACGATGAGCTGCTGGCGATGGCCAGGGCCGGCTCCGAGAGGGCGCGAGAGGTCGCGCGCCTTGTGATGGAGAAGGTCCGCAAGGTGATGGGAGTGGTCTATGGATGA
- a CDS encoding site-2 protease family protein: MHSRIIDFVLFYPLFLFSLSFHEAAHAYIADKFGDPTAKLLGRISLSPFPHMDLIGTVILPSIGILTGAPVIGWGKPVPVNPYRLKGEARKSNLWVAIAGPASNILLALVFAALVRLFVALLPSLPMSWLVSGSIGATIFGGMYAIFEMGVVLNLVLAVFNLLPMPPLDGGSVLRGILPASSLDSFDRFSRYSFMILLVLFVTGLLRYILVPVLYVAGFLLPS; the protein is encoded by the coding sequence ATGCACAGCCGGATCATCGACTTCGTCCTCTTCTACCCCCTGTTCCTCTTCTCGCTCTCGTTCCACGAGGCTGCGCACGCCTATATCGCCGATAAATTCGGCGATCCGACCGCCAAGCTCCTCGGCAGGATCAGCCTCTCCCCGTTCCCGCACATGGACCTGATAGGCACGGTTATCCTGCCCTCGATAGGCATACTCACCGGCGCGCCGGTGATAGGTTGGGGCAAGCCGGTGCCGGTCAACCCCTACAGGCTCAAGGGAGAGGCTAGAAAGTCGAACCTGTGGGTTGCGATCGCGGGCCCTGCCTCCAACATATTGCTGGCCCTCGTATTCGCGGCCCTTGTCAGGCTCTTCGTGGCCCTGTTGCCGAGCCTCCCTATGTCGTGGCTCGTATCAGGGAGCATCGGCGCGACAATATTCGGCGGGATGTACGCCATCTTCGAGATGGGCGTTGTCCTCAACCTCGTGCTTGCGGTATTCAACCTCCTGCCCATGCCGCCGCTTGACGGAGGCTCGGTGTTGAGAGGCATCCTCCCCGCATCGAGTCTGGATTCGTTCGACCGCTTCTCGCGCTACAGCTTCATGATTTTGCTTGTATTGTTCGTAACCGGATTGCTAAGGTACATCCTCGTCCCGGTCCTCTATGTGGCCGGATTTCTGCTCCCTAGTTGA